The Solanum pennellii chromosome 11, SPENNV200 genome contains a region encoding:
- the LOC107005031 gene encoding myosin-11 isoform X2, with translation MGTAVNIIVGSHVWVEDPEVAWIDGEVKKITNGEAEIERTDGKKVVRELSTIYPKDVEAPAAGVDDMTKLSYLHEPGVLQNLKTRYELNEIYTYTGNILIAINPFQKLAHLYDSHMMQQYKGAPFGELNPHVFAIADVAYRAMILEGKSNSILVSGESGAGKTETTKMLMRYLAYLGGRAATEGRTVEQQVLGSNPVLEAFGNAKTVRNNNSSRFGKFVEIQFDKHGRISGAAIRTYLLERSRVCQISDPERNYHCFYLLCAAPQEEIEKYKLEHPKSFRYLNQSKCYELVGVSDAEEYLATRRAMDVVGISKKEQEAIFRVVASILHLGNIDFAKGKEVDSSVIKEEKAKLHLKTAAELLMCDPVALEDALCKRVMITPEEVIKRSLDPRSAEISRDGLAKTVYSRLFDWLVDKINVSIGQDPLSKCLIGVLDIYGFESFKHNSFEQFCINYTNEKLQQHFNQHVFKMEQEEYKREAIDWSYIEFVDNQDVLDLIEKKPGGIVALLDEACMFPKSTHETFSNKLYQTFKVHKRFVKPKLSRTDFIISHYAGEVQYQSDQFLDKNKDYIVPEHQDLLCASKCSFVAGLFPSLGEETSKSTKFSSIGSRFKLQLQQLMETLNATEPHYIRCVKPNNLLKPAIFENENIMRQLRCGGVLEAIRISCAGFPTRRPFFEFIHRFGLLAPEVLEGSYEEKNACKKILEKWGLKGFQIGKTKVFLRAGQMAELDARRAEVLNNAAKVLQRRIRTHIARNQFVALRKAAISLQSLCRGKLACKIYVQIKRQAAAIKIQKNSRRHNARKAYRKLQVSVLMVQTVLRAMDARKRFRFRKQTEAAIMIQAQWRCHKAYVYYKRLKRGVLVAQCKWRGKSAKKELRMLKMAARDTGALKEAKDKLEKQLEELTWRLQLEKRLRTDLEEAKAHEIAKSQEALEAMQKKVDEANALVVKEREAAKKAIEEAPPVIQETPVYVEDTKKVESLMEENNSLKVSLEQEKQNCDDWKQKYTEAQESGDESRRKLEETEKKVLQLQESLKGLEEKMTNLESENKVFRQQAVSMAPNKFLSGRSRSIIQRTESGRNFEDTRMHVDLHSPSLNQRDLPEADDKPQKSLNEKQQENQELLIRCIAQNLGFAGNRPIAACIIYKCLLQWRSFEVERTTVFDRIIQTIGHAIEKTQDNNDVLAYWLSNASTLLLLLQRTLKASAAAAMTPLRRRSSSASLFGRMSQSFRGNPQGVNLSFATGGVETLRQVEAKYPALLFKQQLTAYVEKIYGMIRDNLKKEISPLLGLCIQAPRTSRASLVKGSSRSVANTAAQQALIAHWQGIVKSLGIFLDTLKANHVPPFLVRKVFTQIFSFINVQLFNSLLLRRECCSFSNGEYVKAGLAELEHWCFTATDEYAGSAWDELKHIRQAIGFLVIHQKPKKTLDEISHQLCPVLSIQQLYRISTMYWDDKYGTHSVSSDVSFYGCH, from the exons ATG GGCACTGCAGTTAATATTATAGTAGGGTCTCATGTATGGGTTGAGGACCCGGAAGTAGCTTGGATTGATGGAgaagtaaagaaaataacaaatgGGGAAGCAGAAATTGAGAGGACTGATGGAAAGAAG GTTGTTAGGGAATTGTCAACAATTTATCCAAAAGATGTGGAAGCTCCTGCTGCGGGTGTGGATGACATGACAAAACTATCCTATTTGCATGAGCCTGGAGTATTGCAGAACCTAAAAACAAGATACGAACTCAATGAAATTTAC ACTTATACAGGAAATATCTTAATTGCAATAAATCCATTTCAAAAATTGGCTCATTTGTATGATTCACACATGATGCAACAATACAAGGGAGCACCATTTGGAGAATTAAACCCTCATGTCTTTGCCATTGCAGATGTTGCATACAG GGCCATGATCCTTGAGGGGAAAAGCAATTCTATTCTGGTTAGTGGTGAAAGTGGAGCCGGTAAAACTGAGACAACCAAGATGCTTATGCGATATCTTGCCTATCTGGGTGGCCGTGCAGCAACTGAAGGGCGTACAGTGGAGCAACAAGTCCTTGGT TCTAATCCTGTTCTTGAAGCATTCGGCAATGCGAAGACTGTTAGAAATAACAATTCCAG CCGTTTTGGCAAATTCGTCGAGATTCAGTTTGACAAACACGGAAGGATATCAGGAGCAGCAATCAGGACCTACCTCCTTGAGAGATCCCGTGTTTGCCAAATTTCTGATCCTGAGCGCAACTACCACTGTTTTTACCTTCTTTGTGCAGCCCCCCAAGAG GAGATTGAGAAGTATAAGTTGGAACATCCCAAATCATTTCGCTATCTTAACCAGTCAAAGTGCTATGAGCTAGTTGGTGTGAGCGATGCAGAAGAATACCTTGCTACTAGAAGAGCAATGGATGTTGTGGGAATTAGTAAAAAGGAGCAG GAAGCAATTTTTAGAGTCGTTGCCTCAATTCTTCATCTTGGTAATATTGACTTTGCAAAAGGAAAAGAGGTTGATTCATCAGTTATTAAAGAGGAAAAAGCCAAACTCCATCTTAAAACTGCAGCAGAGCTTCTGAT GTGTGACCCTGTAGCTTTGGAAGATGCATTGTGCAAAAGGGTGATGATCACCCCTGAAGAAGTGATAAAACGAAGCCTTGATCCTCGCAGTGCTGAAATAAGTAGGGATGGTCTGGCTAAAACAGTATATTCCAGATTATTTGATTG GTTGGTGGACAAGATAAATGTTTCAATTGGACAAGATCCCCTGTCTAAATGTCTCATTGGAGTCCTTGATATCTATGGTTTTGAAAGCTTTAAGCACAACAG CTTTGAGCAATTCTGCATAAACTACACAAATGAGAAGCTGCAGCAACATTTCAATCAG CATGTCTTCAAGATGGAACAAGAAGAATACAAAAGAGAGGCCATTGATTGGAGTTACATTGAGTTTGTGGATAACCAGGATGTTTTAGATCTTATTGAAAAG AAACCAGGTGGAATTGTTGCTCTGCTAGATGAAGCTTG TATGTTCCCGAAGTCAACACATGAAACATTCTCTAACAAGCTATATCAGACATTCAAAGTTCACAAGCGCTTTGTTAAGCCCAAACTGTCTCGTACAGATTTCATAATTTCACATTATGCTGGAGAG GTGCAATATCAATCTGACCAATTTCTGGACAAAAACAAGGACTATATAGTGCCTGAACATCAAGACCTCCTATGTGCTTCAAAATGCTCTTTTGTAGCAGGACTCTTCCCTTCACTAGGTGAAGAGACTTCAAAGTCtacaaaattttcttcaatCGGTTCACGCTTTAAG TTACAACTGCAGCAATTGATGGAAACTCTGAATGCTACAGAACCTCATTACATCAGATGTGTAAAGCCTAATAACCTCCTAAAACCCGctatatttgaaaatgaaaacaTTATGCGACAATTGCGCTGTGGT GGTGTTTTAGAGGCAATTAGAATCAGTTGTGCTGGATTCCCTACTCGCCGCCCTTTCTTTGAATTCATACACAGGTTTGGGCTCCTAGCGCCAGAGGTTTTGGAAGGGAG ctatgaagaaaaaaatgctTGCAAGAAGATTCTGGAAAAATGGGGGCTGAAAGGGTTTCAG ATAGGAAAGACCAAGGTATTCCTAAGGGCTGGACAGATGGCCGAGTTGGACGCACGACGAGCAGAGGTTCTTAATAATGCAGCCAAAGTTTTACAACGACGAATAAGAACTCATATAGCTCGTAACCAATTTGTAGCACTAAGAAAAGCTGCAATATCTTTACAGTCTTTATGTAGAG gAAAACTGGCATGCAAAATTTATGTGCAAATAAAGAGGCAAGCAGCTGCAATAAAAATTCAGAAGAACTCACGCAGGCATAATGCTAGAAAGGCCTATAGGAAACTCCAGGTCTCAGTGCTCATGGTGCAGACTGTTTTGCGAGCTATGGATGCTCGCAAGAGATTCAGATTTAGGAAGCAAACTGAAGCTGCAATAATGATCCAG GCACAGTGGCGTTGTCATAAAGCTTATGTATATTATAAAAGGCTTAAACGAGGGGTACTTGTTGCACAATGCAAATGGAGGGGGAAGTCTGCCAAAAAGGAACTAAGGATGCTTAAAATG GCTGCAAGAGATACTGGTGCGCTCAAAGAGGCAAAGGATAAGCTTGAAAAGCAGCTGGAGGAGCTTACGTGGCGGTTGCAGCTGGAAAAACGTCTAAGA ACTGACTTGGAAGAAGCAAAAGCACACGAAATAGCAAAGTCGCAAGAGGCTTTGGAAGCTATGCAAAAAAAAGTAGATGAAGCAAATGCACTGGTTGTCAAGGAACGAGAAGCTGCAAAGAAGGCTATTGAAGAAGCACCTCCTGTAATCCAGGAAACTCCAGTTTATGTTGAAGATACTAAGAAAGTAGAATCTCTAATGGAAGAAAATAACAGTTTAAAG GTTTCTTTAGAACAAGAAAAGCAGAACTGTGATGACTGGAAGCAGAAATATACTGAGGCTCAAGAATCTGGGGATGAAAGTCGCAGGAAGTTAgaagaaacagaaaaaaaagTTCTTCAACTCCAGGAATCCCTGAAAGG GTTAGAGGAGAAGATGACAAACTTAGAGTCGGAGAACAAAGTTTTCCGTCAGCAAGCTGTGTCAATGGCACCAAATAAGTTCCTCTCTGGACGCTCTAGATCTATTATCCAG AGAACTGAAAGTGGTCGAAATTTCGAGGATACAAGAATGCATGTG GATCTTCATAGCCCTTCATTGAACCAAAGGGACCTTCCTGAAGCAGATGACAAACCGCAAAAATCACTTAATGAGAAACAGCAAGAAAACCAGGAGTTGCTGATTCGCTGTATCGCACAAAACTTGGGCTTTGCTGGAAACAGGCCAATTGCAGCCTGCATCATTTATAAGTGCCTTTTGCAGTGGAGATCTTTCGAAGTTGAGAGAACCACTGTGTTTGACCGAATCATCCAGACTATTGGTCATGCTATTGAG AAAACTCAGGACAACAATGATGTACTGGCGTATTGGTTGTCAAACGCTTCTACTCTTCTATTGCTACTTCAGCGTACACTCAAAGCAAGTGCTGCTGCAGCAATGACCCCTCTACGTCGTCGATCCTCATCGGCATCTCTGTTTGGGAGGATGTCACAG AGTTTCCGTGGAAACCCTCAAGGAGTCAATCTTTCCTTTGCAACTGGAGGAGTTGAAACTTTACGCCAAGTAGAAGCAAAATACCCTGCCTTGCTGTTCAAGCAGCAACTTACAGCATATGTGGAGAAAATTTATGGAATGATTCGTGACAATTTGAAAAAGGAGATTTCTCCATTGCTGGGGTTGTGTATCCAG GCACCACGAACTTCAAGAGCAAGCTTGGTTAAAGGGTCCTCACGTTCAGTAGCTAATACAGCAGCTCAGCAAGCTTTGATTGCCCATTGGCAGGGCATTGTGAAGAGCCTGGGAATTTTCTTGGATACGTTAAAAGCAAACCAT GTGCCTCCATTTTTAGTTCGTAAAGTATTCACTCAGATATTTTCATTCATCAATGTTCAGCTTTTTAACAG CCTTCTCTTAAGACGAGAGTGTTGTTCGTTTAGCAATGGTGAATACGTCAAAGCAGGACTGGCGGAACTGGAGCACTGGTGCTTTACAGCAACTGATGAG TATGCAGGATCAGCATGGGATGAGCTGAAGCATATAAGACAGGCCATTGGTTTTCTT GTTATACatcaaaaacccaaaaagaCACTGGATGAAATAAGCCATCAACTCTGTCCA GTGCTTAGCATCCAGCAGTTGTATAGGATCAGTACAATGTACTGGGATGACAAATATGGTACACATAGTGTGTCATCGGATGTAAGTTTCTATGGATGCCATTAG
- the LOC107005031 gene encoding myosin-11 isoform X4 translates to MGTAVNIIVGSHVWVEDPEVAWIDGEVKKITNGEAEIERTDGKKVVRELSTIYPKDVEAPAAGVDDMTKLSYLHEPGVLQNLKTRYELNEIYTYTGNILIAINPFQKLAHLYDSHMMQQYKGAPFGELNPHVFAIADVAYRAMILEGKSNSILVSGESGAGKTETTKMLMRYLAYLGGRAATEGRTVEQQVLGSNPVLEAFGNAKTVRNNNSSRFGKFVEIQFDKHGRISGAAIRTYLLERSRVCQISDPERNYHCFYLLCAAPQEEIEKYKLEHPKSFRYLNQSKCYELVGVSDAEEYLATRRAMDVVGISKKEQEAIFRVVASILHLGNIDFAKGKEVDSSVIKEEKAKLHLKTAAELLMCDPVALEDALCKRVMITPEEVIKRSLDPRSAEISRDGLAKTVYSRLFDWLVDKINVSIGQDPLSKCLIGVLDIYGFESFKHNSFEQFCINYTNEKLQQHFNQHVFKMEQEEYKREAIDWSYIEFVDNQDVLDLIEKKPGGIVALLDEACMFPKSTHETFSNKLYQTFKVHKRFVKPKLSRTDFIISHYAGEVQYQSDQFLDKNKDYIVPEHQDLLCASKCSFVAGLFPSLGEETSKSTKFSSIGSRFKLQLQQLMETLNATEPHYIRCVKPNNLLKPAIFENENIMRQLRCGGVLEAIRISCAGFPTRRPFFEFIHRFGLLAPEVLEGSYEEKNACKKILEKWGLKGFQIGKTKVFLRAGQMAELDARRAEVLNNAAKVLQRRIRTHIARNQFVALRKAAISLQSLCRGKLACKIYVQIKRQAAAIKIQKNSRRHNARKAYRKLQVSVLMVQTVLRAMDARKRFRFRKQTEAAIMIQAQWRCHKAYVYYKRLKRGVLVAQCKWRGKSAKKELRMLKMAARDTGALKEAKDKLEKQLEELTWRLQLEKRLRTDLEEAKAHEIAKSQEALEAMQKKVDEANALVVKEREAAKKAIEEAPPVIQETPVYVEDTKKVESLMEENNSLKVSLEQEKQNCDDWKQKYTEAQESGDESRRKLEETEKKVLQLQESLKGLEEKMTNLESENKVFRQQAVSMAPNKFLSGRSRSIIQRTESGRNFEDTRMHVDLHSPSLNQRDLPEADDKPQKSLNEKQQENQELLIRCIAQNLGFAGNRPIAACIIYKCLLQWRSFEVERTTVFDRIIQTIGHAIEKTQDNNDVLAYWLSNASTLLLLLQRTLKASAAAAMTPLRRRSSSASLFGRMSQSFRGNPQGVNLSFATGGVETLRQVEAKYPALLFKQQLTAYVEKIYGMIRDNLKKEISPLLGLCIQAPRTSRASLVKGSSRSVANTAAQQALIAHWQGIVKSLGIFLDTLKANHVPPFLVRKVFTQIFSFINVQLFNSLLLRRECCSFSNGEYVKAGLAELEHWCFTATDEDQHGMS, encoded by the exons ATG GGCACTGCAGTTAATATTATAGTAGGGTCTCATGTATGGGTTGAGGACCCGGAAGTAGCTTGGATTGATGGAgaagtaaagaaaataacaaatgGGGAAGCAGAAATTGAGAGGACTGATGGAAAGAAG GTTGTTAGGGAATTGTCAACAATTTATCCAAAAGATGTGGAAGCTCCTGCTGCGGGTGTGGATGACATGACAAAACTATCCTATTTGCATGAGCCTGGAGTATTGCAGAACCTAAAAACAAGATACGAACTCAATGAAATTTAC ACTTATACAGGAAATATCTTAATTGCAATAAATCCATTTCAAAAATTGGCTCATTTGTATGATTCACACATGATGCAACAATACAAGGGAGCACCATTTGGAGAATTAAACCCTCATGTCTTTGCCATTGCAGATGTTGCATACAG GGCCATGATCCTTGAGGGGAAAAGCAATTCTATTCTGGTTAGTGGTGAAAGTGGAGCCGGTAAAACTGAGACAACCAAGATGCTTATGCGATATCTTGCCTATCTGGGTGGCCGTGCAGCAACTGAAGGGCGTACAGTGGAGCAACAAGTCCTTGGT TCTAATCCTGTTCTTGAAGCATTCGGCAATGCGAAGACTGTTAGAAATAACAATTCCAG CCGTTTTGGCAAATTCGTCGAGATTCAGTTTGACAAACACGGAAGGATATCAGGAGCAGCAATCAGGACCTACCTCCTTGAGAGATCCCGTGTTTGCCAAATTTCTGATCCTGAGCGCAACTACCACTGTTTTTACCTTCTTTGTGCAGCCCCCCAAGAG GAGATTGAGAAGTATAAGTTGGAACATCCCAAATCATTTCGCTATCTTAACCAGTCAAAGTGCTATGAGCTAGTTGGTGTGAGCGATGCAGAAGAATACCTTGCTACTAGAAGAGCAATGGATGTTGTGGGAATTAGTAAAAAGGAGCAG GAAGCAATTTTTAGAGTCGTTGCCTCAATTCTTCATCTTGGTAATATTGACTTTGCAAAAGGAAAAGAGGTTGATTCATCAGTTATTAAAGAGGAAAAAGCCAAACTCCATCTTAAAACTGCAGCAGAGCTTCTGAT GTGTGACCCTGTAGCTTTGGAAGATGCATTGTGCAAAAGGGTGATGATCACCCCTGAAGAAGTGATAAAACGAAGCCTTGATCCTCGCAGTGCTGAAATAAGTAGGGATGGTCTGGCTAAAACAGTATATTCCAGATTATTTGATTG GTTGGTGGACAAGATAAATGTTTCAATTGGACAAGATCCCCTGTCTAAATGTCTCATTGGAGTCCTTGATATCTATGGTTTTGAAAGCTTTAAGCACAACAG CTTTGAGCAATTCTGCATAAACTACACAAATGAGAAGCTGCAGCAACATTTCAATCAG CATGTCTTCAAGATGGAACAAGAAGAATACAAAAGAGAGGCCATTGATTGGAGTTACATTGAGTTTGTGGATAACCAGGATGTTTTAGATCTTATTGAAAAG AAACCAGGTGGAATTGTTGCTCTGCTAGATGAAGCTTG TATGTTCCCGAAGTCAACACATGAAACATTCTCTAACAAGCTATATCAGACATTCAAAGTTCACAAGCGCTTTGTTAAGCCCAAACTGTCTCGTACAGATTTCATAATTTCACATTATGCTGGAGAG GTGCAATATCAATCTGACCAATTTCTGGACAAAAACAAGGACTATATAGTGCCTGAACATCAAGACCTCCTATGTGCTTCAAAATGCTCTTTTGTAGCAGGACTCTTCCCTTCACTAGGTGAAGAGACTTCAAAGTCtacaaaattttcttcaatCGGTTCACGCTTTAAG TTACAACTGCAGCAATTGATGGAAACTCTGAATGCTACAGAACCTCATTACATCAGATGTGTAAAGCCTAATAACCTCCTAAAACCCGctatatttgaaaatgaaaacaTTATGCGACAATTGCGCTGTGGT GGTGTTTTAGAGGCAATTAGAATCAGTTGTGCTGGATTCCCTACTCGCCGCCCTTTCTTTGAATTCATACACAGGTTTGGGCTCCTAGCGCCAGAGGTTTTGGAAGGGAG ctatgaagaaaaaaatgctTGCAAGAAGATTCTGGAAAAATGGGGGCTGAAAGGGTTTCAG ATAGGAAAGACCAAGGTATTCCTAAGGGCTGGACAGATGGCCGAGTTGGACGCACGACGAGCAGAGGTTCTTAATAATGCAGCCAAAGTTTTACAACGACGAATAAGAACTCATATAGCTCGTAACCAATTTGTAGCACTAAGAAAAGCTGCAATATCTTTACAGTCTTTATGTAGAG gAAAACTGGCATGCAAAATTTATGTGCAAATAAAGAGGCAAGCAGCTGCAATAAAAATTCAGAAGAACTCACGCAGGCATAATGCTAGAAAGGCCTATAGGAAACTCCAGGTCTCAGTGCTCATGGTGCAGACTGTTTTGCGAGCTATGGATGCTCGCAAGAGATTCAGATTTAGGAAGCAAACTGAAGCTGCAATAATGATCCAG GCACAGTGGCGTTGTCATAAAGCTTATGTATATTATAAAAGGCTTAAACGAGGGGTACTTGTTGCACAATGCAAATGGAGGGGGAAGTCTGCCAAAAAGGAACTAAGGATGCTTAAAATG GCTGCAAGAGATACTGGTGCGCTCAAAGAGGCAAAGGATAAGCTTGAAAAGCAGCTGGAGGAGCTTACGTGGCGGTTGCAGCTGGAAAAACGTCTAAGA ACTGACTTGGAAGAAGCAAAAGCACACGAAATAGCAAAGTCGCAAGAGGCTTTGGAAGCTATGCAAAAAAAAGTAGATGAAGCAAATGCACTGGTTGTCAAGGAACGAGAAGCTGCAAAGAAGGCTATTGAAGAAGCACCTCCTGTAATCCAGGAAACTCCAGTTTATGTTGAAGATACTAAGAAAGTAGAATCTCTAATGGAAGAAAATAACAGTTTAAAG GTTTCTTTAGAACAAGAAAAGCAGAACTGTGATGACTGGAAGCAGAAATATACTGAGGCTCAAGAATCTGGGGATGAAAGTCGCAGGAAGTTAgaagaaacagaaaaaaaagTTCTTCAACTCCAGGAATCCCTGAAAGG GTTAGAGGAGAAGATGACAAACTTAGAGTCGGAGAACAAAGTTTTCCGTCAGCAAGCTGTGTCAATGGCACCAAATAAGTTCCTCTCTGGACGCTCTAGATCTATTATCCAG AGAACTGAAAGTGGTCGAAATTTCGAGGATACAAGAATGCATGTG GATCTTCATAGCCCTTCATTGAACCAAAGGGACCTTCCTGAAGCAGATGACAAACCGCAAAAATCACTTAATGAGAAACAGCAAGAAAACCAGGAGTTGCTGATTCGCTGTATCGCACAAAACTTGGGCTTTGCTGGAAACAGGCCAATTGCAGCCTGCATCATTTATAAGTGCCTTTTGCAGTGGAGATCTTTCGAAGTTGAGAGAACCACTGTGTTTGACCGAATCATCCAGACTATTGGTCATGCTATTGAG AAAACTCAGGACAACAATGATGTACTGGCGTATTGGTTGTCAAACGCTTCTACTCTTCTATTGCTACTTCAGCGTACACTCAAAGCAAGTGCTGCTGCAGCAATGACCCCTCTACGTCGTCGATCCTCATCGGCATCTCTGTTTGGGAGGATGTCACAG AGTTTCCGTGGAAACCCTCAAGGAGTCAATCTTTCCTTTGCAACTGGAGGAGTTGAAACTTTACGCCAAGTAGAAGCAAAATACCCTGCCTTGCTGTTCAAGCAGCAACTTACAGCATATGTGGAGAAAATTTATGGAATGATTCGTGACAATTTGAAAAAGGAGATTTCTCCATTGCTGGGGTTGTGTATCCAG GCACCACGAACTTCAAGAGCAAGCTTGGTTAAAGGGTCCTCACGTTCAGTAGCTAATACAGCAGCTCAGCAAGCTTTGATTGCCCATTGGCAGGGCATTGTGAAGAGCCTGGGAATTTTCTTGGATACGTTAAAAGCAAACCAT GTGCCTCCATTTTTAGTTCGTAAAGTATTCACTCAGATATTTTCATTCATCAATGTTCAGCTTTTTAACAG CCTTCTCTTAAGACGAGAGTGTTGTTCGTTTAGCAATGGTGAATACGTCAAAGCAGGACTGGCGGAACTGGAGCACTGGTGCTTTACAGCAACTGATGAG GATCAGCATGGGATGAGCTGA